One segment of Nostoc piscinale CENA21 DNA contains the following:
- a CDS encoding IctB family putative bicarbonate transporter, which translates to MNLVWQRLTLSDLPLKEYLATSYLRRCSIGLLNSWRQSSILLQWGDVIAAALISLIYVLAPFVSSTLIGVLLIACVGFWLLLTLSDERVPANAPLVTPIHLLVLLYWGIAVVATALSPVKKAALNDLVTLTLYLLLFALCARVLRSPRLRSWIITVYLHISLIVSVYGLRQWFFGAAQLATWVDPESPLSKTTRVYSYLGNPNLLAGYLMPAVVLSLVAIFVWQGWVKKALALTMVVVNTACLILTFSRGGWIGLLVAILTAIALLIYWQSLQLPPFWRTWSLPIILGGLLGLLVLAVIFVEPVRLRVLSIFADRQDSSNNYRRNVWDAVFEMIRDRPIIGIGPGHNAFNKVYPLYQRPRYSALSAYSILLEVAVETGFVGLACFLWLIVVTFNSAFIQLRRLRETGNVQGFWLIGACATLLGMLAHGTVDTIWFRPEVNTLWWLMVAIIASYWRPLHQNSSQAMNSSNPESATS; encoded by the coding sequence ATGAATTTAGTCTGGCAACGATTGACTTTATCTGATTTACCACTCAAAGAATATCTAGCAACGAGCTATTTACGCCGTTGTTCGATTGGTTTGCTGAATTCGTGGCGACAAAGTAGCATTTTGCTTCAGTGGGGAGACGTAATCGCAGCTGCCTTAATCAGCTTAATTTATGTCCTTGCGCCTTTTGTGTCGAGTACATTGATTGGGGTGCTGCTGATAGCATGTGTGGGATTTTGGCTGTTGTTGACTTTATCTGATGAACGAGTACCAGCCAATGCGCCGTTAGTCACTCCTATTCACTTGTTGGTATTGCTTTATTGGGGAATTGCTGTGGTAGCTACAGCATTATCACCAGTGAAAAAGGCTGCTTTGAATGACTTGGTAACTTTAACACTATATTTGTTGTTGTTTGCTCTTTGTGCTAGGGTACTCAGGTCGCCACGACTGCGGTCATGGATTATTACGGTATATCTACATATATCGCTAATTGTTAGTGTATATGGATTACGGCAATGGTTTTTTGGCGCTGCCCAATTAGCCACATGGGTAGACCCGGAATCACCTTTGTCTAAGACAACCAGGGTTTATAGTTATTTGGGTAATCCTAACTTGTTGGCTGGTTATTTAATGCCAGCTGTAGTTTTGAGTTTAGTGGCAATTTTTGTTTGGCAAGGCTGGGTCAAAAAAGCTTTGGCGTTGACAATGGTAGTTGTGAACACGGCTTGCTTAATTTTGACTTTTAGCCGTGGTGGCTGGATTGGACTATTAGTCGCAATTTTAACAGCGATCGCATTATTAATTTATTGGCAGAGTTTACAGTTACCTCCTTTTTGGCGTACTTGGTCACTGCCGATAATTCTAGGCGGTTTGCTGGGATTATTGGTACTGGCAGTTATCTTTGTTGAGCCTGTACGTTTGAGAGTTTTGAGTATTTTTGCCGATCGCCAAGATAGTAGTAACAATTATCGCCGCAATGTTTGGGATGCTGTCTTTGAAATGATCCGCGATCGCCCGATTATTGGTATTGGCCCAGGACATAACGCTTTTAATAAAGTTTACCCACTATATCAACGTCCTCGATACAGTGCTTTAAGTGCCTACTCAATTCTGTTAGAAGTCGCTGTGGAAACTGGTTTTGTTGGTTTGGCTTGTTTCCTGTGGTTGATAGTAGTGACCTTTAACTCAGCATTTATACAACTGCGGAGATTGCGCGAAACAGGAAATGTTCAAGGATTTTGGCTAATTGGTGCTTGTGCAACTTTGCTGGGAATGTTAGCCCACGGTACTGTAGATACAATCTGGTTCCGGCCGGAAGTAAATACCCTGTGGTGGCTGATGGTGGCTATCATTGCGAGTTACTGGCGACCATTACATCAAAATAGTAGCCAAGCCATGAATTCATCTAACCCAGAGTCTGCTACTAGTTAA
- a CDS encoding DegT/DnrJ/EryC1/StrS family aminotransferase: MNKMAVRVPFVDLNLQHQPIQNQLEQAINSVLHRGDFVLGKAVADFETAFAAASSSQYGVGVASGTDAIALGLQACNIGVGDEVILPANTFVATLIGVLRVGAKPILVDCDPDTALIDLAAAAKVVTAQTKAIIPVHLYGQMVSPKQLLDFAATYKLLIFEDAAQAHLAEREGYRAGSVGTAAAFSFYPSKNLGAFGDGGMLITKDPEIAQKMVRLRNYGAAQKYVHVEPGTNSRLDTLQAAVLQAKLPYLQQWNSDRNSIAQQYDTQLASLASAGIIPVQNQSGAGHVYHLYVIKIDDSTSPERRQQIQDKLSAVGIQTGIHYPIPCHLQPAFTYLGYQPGDFPHSEKLAKQILSLPMYPGLSSSQIQEVVAEITSIMSGEQQQLLSV; this comes from the coding sequence ATGAATAAAATGGCTGTGAGAGTCCCTTTTGTTGATTTAAATTTACAACATCAACCAATTCAAAATCAATTGGAACAAGCAATTAATAGTGTATTACATCGGGGAGATTTTGTTTTAGGTAAGGCAGTAGCAGATTTTGAAACAGCCTTTGCCGCAGCATCTAGTTCACAATATGGTGTGGGTGTAGCTTCGGGTACAGATGCGATCGCTCTCGGTTTACAAGCTTGTAATATTGGTGTGGGTGATGAAGTAATTTTGCCAGCCAACACTTTTGTCGCCACATTAATTGGAGTGCTACGAGTTGGTGCAAAACCAATTTTAGTTGATTGTGACCCCGATACAGCCTTAATTGATTTAGCAGCAGCAGCTAAAGTCGTTACCGCCCAAACTAAAGCGATTATTCCTGTACATTTGTATGGGCAGATGGTATCGCCAAAACAATTATTAGATTTTGCAGCTACATACAAACTATTGATTTTTGAAGATGCAGCCCAAGCGCACTTAGCTGAACGCGAAGGTTATCGGGCGGGTTCTGTGGGAACAGCCGCTGCTTTTAGCTTTTACCCCAGCAAGAATTTAGGGGCTTTTGGTGATGGCGGAATGTTAATTACCAAAGATCCAGAAATTGCCCAAAAAATGGTGCGCTTACGCAATTACGGTGCAGCCCAAAAGTATGTGCATGTAGAACCGGGGACAAATAGTCGCTTAGATACCTTGCAAGCAGCAGTGTTGCAGGCAAAATTGCCTTATTTGCAACAGTGGAATAGCGATCGCAACTCCATCGCCCAACAGTACGATACTCAATTAGCCTCCTTAGCATCTGCTGGCATTATCCCCGTACAAAATCAAAGCGGCGCAGGACATGTCTATCATCTCTACGTCATTAAAATTGATGATTCGACTTCACCAGAACGCCGCCAGCAAATTCAAGACAAACTCTCAGCCGTCGGTATTCAAACTGGAATTCACTACCCAATTCCTTGCCATCTTCAACCAGCATTCACCTATCTGGGCTATCAACCAGGAGATTTCCCCCACTCTGAAAAACTAGCCAAACAGATATTATCTCTACCCATGTATCCTGGTTTAAGCAGTAGCCAAATTCAAGAAGTCGTGGCAGAGATTACATCAATCATGAGTGGCGAACAACAACAGTTGTTATCTGTCTAA
- a CDS encoding WGxxGxxG family protein, translated as MKLNLTKAVSAGVLTLGMAIMPLTLPVQAQDNTTTTTGDAPRTTTYDRNDFDWGWLGLLGLIGLAGLAGRKRNDEPTRYRDPNAPGATSYRD; from the coding sequence ATGAAACTTAATTTGACTAAAGCTGTTAGTGCTGGAGTATTGACATTAGGTATGGCAATTATGCCTTTGACATTGCCTGTGCAAGCTCAAGACAACACTACTACAACTACTGGTGATGCGCCAAGAACAACAACTTACGATCGCAATGATTTTGATTGGGGTTGGTTAGGATTATTAGGTCTTATTGGTTTAGCTGGTTTAGCTGGTAGAAAACGTAACGATGAACCTACCCGTTATCGTGATCCTAACGCGCCTGGTGCTACTAGCTACAGGGACTAG
- the smpB gene encoding SsrA-binding protein SmpB, with protein sequence MSDKSESYKVISDNRQARYLYEILETYEAGVQLTGTEVKSIRAGKVNLQDGYALIRDGEIWLINVHISPYNASGQYFNHEPRRTRKLLLHRQEIRKLIGKVEQQGLTLVPLKMYLKRGWVKISIALGKGKKLHDKREDLKRRQDQRDIQRAMKNY encoded by the coding sequence ATGAGTGACAAAAGCGAAAGTTACAAAGTCATTAGTGACAACCGTCAAGCCCGTTATTTGTATGAAATCTTGGAAACTTATGAAGCTGGTGTGCAGTTGACTGGAACAGAGGTGAAATCCATTCGTGCTGGCAAGGTGAATCTCCAAGATGGTTATGCGTTGATTCGTGATGGAGAAATATGGCTAATTAATGTGCATATTTCTCCATACAATGCTAGTGGGCAATATTTTAATCATGAACCACGACGGACACGCAAGTTATTACTGCATCGTCAGGAAATTCGGAAGTTGATTGGCAAAGTAGAACAGCAGGGTTTGACACTAGTACCTTTAAAAATGTATCTCAAGCGAGGCTGGGTAAAAATCAGCATTGCCCTTGGGAAAGGTAAAAAACTCCATGACAAACGAGAAGACCTCAAACGTCGTCAGGATCAACGTGATATTCAAAGGGCAATGAAAAATTATTAG